AGGTCCTTGATGATATTCAGACCAAGAGGAGCTTCCAGTATTAAGAGCAGGAACCCAGCCCTTCAGTGAACACCAAAGAGgaaatttcccagaagtcttctGCAACTAAGAAGAACTCCAACTCTCTCCAGAGTCTATTCAGAAATGTCAGTCACAAAAGCTGGTCGAGCCTCCTAGGGACAAGGCCATGCAGAGTCCCCTTGCATCCACATGTCATGCAAACTCCTGACCAGTTAGGATTCTTTTTGACCTTTGGAATGTTTGACCTGTGCCAAAGGCCAGGAGTGCCACTTGAATCTCCAAGGGACTTGGGGATGATTTCCTCTAATGAAGGGTTTCCAGGGGAGGTATTGGACCAGAGTCTAGGTGCTTGCTTTCACCTTTCCATCCCTCCTCTTCAATGGAATTGATGAAGGGGGAAGACTGAGTGGCAGAATTTAGCCAGGAAATACCTGTGGCATATTCGTGACTGCCTTATATCACTGAATTTGGCACTCCGTTTACATTCACATTTCTGGTTTGAATGTCAAGCCATTTTGAAATATCAACCCAGATTAGAATATGGACAAACAGCATGACTAAGACAGAGAGTGGGGTctcctaaacctaaacctaaaaaggaaaaatcaaagggAACCTATTCCTAAGTGTTTGAAATTCTGAAGGAGCAGAACAACCGAACAGCTTGTCATTTTGAAGCACCATGGAGTTCATTTGTCCATGAAATACAGagggaagaagatggagaaaatcctaGCAGTTGGGGGGGGCATCACTGTACAATCATAAGGTCAAAAGAGGCCTGGTTGAGGAGGCTCAGTGTGGCCCCTGGTATATCCTGAAGGCTGCAAGGTTCTGGAGCAGGAGGGCATTTGTGGGATTTATTCTGACAGCTGCCTTGGGACAGGGTCCTCTCTGAGTTGAAACTAGTCCCGGATCCAGATTTTAAATACCATTCAGTGTAGAGCTGCTCTATACCATAGGGTGTTCTCTGGGAAGACCGGAGAATGAGATTTCATTCTGGTGGAGCCATCACCATGAGCTCCATTTGGGGCACTTGTGTGGCCCCAAACTTAGCATCCGTTTCTGAAAGGTCATGCCAATATCTTTGGCACTTGCTTCTCCCATGCTACAAAATCTAGTTACTGCCACTTGATGTCATCCTAGAACGAAAGGGGGCAGGGGTAGATTCTATAGTGGATGTCTAGTTAATTGTGCAATTCCTAGGCAGTAGACAGTCTAaggaaatcaaattatttttctattccaaaAATTATTGACTAGCTAGTAATTTTCCCGTCTCGAGAGAGAGACATGATACACTTGAAGAACATATTGCTAGAGATGGACCCTGAAGGAGCCAAAGAAGCATTTGTAGGTCAGGCggaagctgggggtgggggggcgtgGTGCCGGCGGGTGGCACTGTTGTCAGGGAGGTCCCTTCCAAGTCCCCCAGAGAGGCTGCCACCATGTGGCTGTCCCATCTCTAGAGACAGGGTGAAGGAGCCATggatgaggaagaagatgagatGGAGAACTTTGAGATCCCTGATTGGGACCTCCAGAATGCATTCCAGCCCAAGCGGCAGCGTCATGGGCAGACCAAGGAGGAGGCCACAGAGGGAGTATGGGCTGAGCAGGAGAGGCCCAGCTCTGCAGGCCATGGCTCCCTCCAGAGACCTTTGGACTCCCGGTGAATTTCATTGGAGCTGGCCTGAAGCAAGCAGAGCAGGAGGATTCCGAGGAGCAAGAGAGGCCCGTGAAGCAGCTGGACTGGCCTCAAGATTTGGGCCCACAGAAGTGACAAGCAGCTGGTGATTGTCCAGCCAGCCAGAAAGGCTGGGTGGGAGGAGCCAAACCTTTCACAGACCCGGGCAGCTGGGCAAGGCACACCAAAGGAATTGGACACACGCTTTTGCAGAAGATGGCTTCTGGTGCAGGGAAAGGCCTGGCCAGGAAGGCACAAGGTAGCATTCACCCAATTGAAGCTAAGGGGAGAAAAGGCCAGGCTGCTGGGGAGCCTCTGGCTCAGAAGGGACCGCTCAGCCAGGGCAAGATTTCCCTGGGCTTGACTCCCAAGAAGAGGAGGTTCAGAAGGAGCTCAGCCAGGGGTGGAAAGACCTGAGTGGGGGCAGGAAGAAACCAAAATGCTCCTCTCCAACAGGTGCCTGCCGGGGTTTTCGGCTGTTCCTGCTCTCACCTGTAGGCCTTTGGTAGTCTCAGTtcactcccaagacctgtgggtgcccctggctcacttcaggggatcccttcacaCACTCCTTGATTACAGCACACTACTTCTCTGAGCCagagatctgagctccccttgcccaCCTGCTGCCCTTTCCcctgtttctactcacacaggactaggtccttggtggtcttggtcaggtccccagacctggggctgcccctTGTTCAGTCCTGGGCAGCCCCTCCCTCACTGGtggattctggccagtgctgacttcaACTCTGGCTCCCTTGGTGTGGTGGCTcggggagggtgggtcagcttttcattcccttagGTTGGGGAAATGACAGAGTACCACCTACCTTCCCTGCTGAGCCTTGGTGTGGGGCCTCTCCCTTCTTATGAGGATGGTGTCttttctgggggtgggggaggggaggtttgaggtcatctgtgccattgggtctgaggagaggaagggagccaCCTTTACCAGGAAGTCCCCGATATTGTCAAAATGGATACCATTGTGCCCTAGAACATGAATAGGATGAGCACAGAAAAGTCTAGGAAAAGATGTGAACTGATATCATGTAAACTGATGACTGGAAGGACACTATACAGGAACAGAAATTTTGAATAGTGATCAACTCTGAAGGATTAAATCATCAGCAAAGTTTCCAAGGCATTCCCAAGGGACTCAGGATGGAAAAATACGATCAACACCCAAGCAATGAATTTTTGGAATCGGATGGTAGATCAGagtatgccatcttccacttcatTTGCTGAGACCTGACTGGAAGGGTGATGTGCATCTTCCCTCACGGATTCAGCAATAGGGAAACCTCTTATGAAAGCATTGCTATAgctcatatctgactctttattgCCTGGGGgacggggagggaaagaatctgatttctaaatggaaaatcaaaaattgtttccacaTGTAATTGAATAAACTGAAATGAAAACAGTCttccatattaaaaaacaaaaagtggcCATTTTTCTACACACACAGAACTAGAGTACCATGCTACTTGAACCTGTAGGGCTAGCAGCAGTCTAATGGTGGTCACATTCCCTGCAACTACAACGTCTTCTTTTACTCACAGAACAAACAACATCATAGCCACCTGGGCAAATTTCACCTAGATTCGggtatttaagaaaagaaatccaaGTTAACTTCCCCCCCCCATTCATGGTAGTCTGAAGACTCTCCCACATTCAGTACATTTACTAAATTTCCTTTCAAGTGTTTTCTGATGGGTGAGAAGAGCAAACTTCTCTTAGAAAGCTCTCCCACATTCACTACCCTCATGGTTTTCCTCCTTTGGAATCCTGATGGAAATCCATGGCTGACCTGTCAGAAGGTTTTGCCACCTTCACTATACACATCAATGATTCTCTTCAGTATGAGTTCTGATGGAAGGACCACGAGGTATTTGAACGTTTTGTTCACATTCAGAGTGTTCATAGGGCTTGGCTCCACTTTCAGTACTGATGCTGAGTAAGAAATGAGCAGTACTTGAAGGATTTCCCACGGTCAGTACATTCActaggtttctctccagtatgaattttctgatgttcaATAATGTGCTCTGTTTAAAAGCTCTCACATTGTGTCAGCCCAAGAAAAATCACCAGAGAAAACAGTTTCCACAGGGAAGGATAGAAACAAATTCCTATGTGGGAGCCCCAGTAAATGAACTTTCCAAAGTCTCCTGTTGACATCCCTTTTCATTAATGAGAAATGAGGGGTGTATGGAGCCAGTAAGAAATGAGTGTCTTCAATATAGTTTTGGTTATCAGTAGGGAAATTAGATCACTCTTCCTGAAACACCAAATGGAGATGATTGGAATCATTAGATAACAGTTtcactctcccttctcctttccccttcccagtcTCTTCTCACAAAAGCTCTTAATGAGGAATCTTTTGCATAGGAAGAGGATATTGGATGAGTTTCTTTTGAATTGGGAGTTCACTTGTAAATCTTGGGGTCTCCTTGAAGCACAGTGTCCCCATCCTTTGAGTAAGCAATGAAACCACATTTGTGGGCATCTCATCTTGGCCCAATTGTTTGAGCGGTAAGGGGGGGTATATCTTGTTATATGCAGACACCCCAAAATCCCCACTCCAGACAAGGGAAGTAATCAAGGTGGGCTATAATACAACAGGAAATGCTCAGTTCCACTTTTTGATATGAAGTTTTCACAACATTTTCCTCCCTTACAAGATTcatgcctccctccccccttccctttctcttccaggtgttgacaagcagttccactgggtcatTCAATGACCATTACTTGTCATGAAATAACAGGGCAGCAGGCTTGGAGTCGGCTCCAAGGGGAACCTTGGAGTGAACTGTCCAGTTTAGGGTACTCTCATGTATCTGGAATGTAAAACAGGTGCTTATCAGGAGACCACCttgaaatgtgaaaaagaaaaggacaaaaaacatGGTGGGGAATATGGGCAACCTGAGGACAGGACTCAGATTGAGAGGCAGGAACCACAGGCCTCAGGGTATCCAGACTCTCAGATCAAGGTATCtcattgcctagcacagtgtctgaaacAGAGTAGTCACTTCAATGTGGATTGAAATCCTATGTGTCCCTTGGTTGGCCAGAATGGGAGCTGAGCTCTAGAGGAAACCTCCTTTGGGAGGGTCCAAGGCTATCTGGCCATGACACAACAGAAACGAACCTTACAAGAGTTGCTGTGGCCCCAAGTTTTcccatgagaaactgaggcttgtctTGGCATGCTTGCTGTGCTAGCACCAGGCCTACTAGAGACATACGAGGTCTCTAAAATTCTCCTCCAGGAAAATAGTCAGAAAAGACTCAAAGGCCAGAAGAGTGGAAGGAAAGGGCTTTACCCAGCACCACACGAGTCCTTAGGCTGTAAAAGACCAACTCTTTCCATCTAAAGCGAAGCCCATGCAGTCCTCCAAATTCTGTCACCCccaaatattgaatttttttttttcagaaaacctgGACATCTTgggctgaggcagaagagtgaggcCAGGTTCTTCCTGTGCTCTTCTAGCTGAATCAAGTTCCTGGGGGGTGGTCAATGGCAAACCTTGGCCCAACAGAGCCATCCTGTTTGCCACTTTTAAAGGGAACACTTTggtctctctgagtttacacttgggaaagggaatcctttcttccctttgcctCTTCTGAGTTAACCTAACTGAGGTAGCCCTGCTTACATTGTGAAGAAGGGatcaactctcctttgtctactttggaAGGGAATCAGCAAGAGATTGAAGACCCTCCCTAGTCCTGGGTGACAAGCTACCAGGGTCATGGAGAAGTCCCAAGTCACTTAGAGCTGCACCCTACTAAGTCAGTGCCAAACTTGTGCATCCTCTGAGCAGAGTTCACACCTTCAGAAACCCAGGCAGCCAGGAAGGTGTGAACCCTCTTGATGTGTAGCCACCCCTCCAGAAGgggagaactggttcccacaagcactgccctctgggcagggCTAGACAGTttgaaaactgtgattggcccctgtgaagaggggcggGGACAAAAAAGCACCATAAGAACCCAAGGCTCCTGGGACTTGAGTCACTCTTGTGCAGATACTCTCCTggctagagagagacagacagaggcagagacagaggcagaggcagaggcagagacagagaggataaagaacttttctatctccttcactttttttactttaaggcTTCCTCTATTTTGTACAGAAATTTCTGGCTTGAGATAGAATATCGGCGACAACAGAATTTCCTCAAATTCTTGACTAACTGGGGCAAGTGCCCTCCTTCCCTCAGGGCACACTTCTGCTTGCAGCCCTGCCTTTGGGGCAGAGAAAGAGGGTGATGGCTGCTGGAGGGAGAGACCCTGGTGCTGGCCATGTGGAGGAAGAAGCCTCGCAGCTTGTCTTTCCCAGAGAGTTTGAAACAGCACAAACTCTCCTCAATTCAGAAGTCCACATGCTGCTAGAGCATCGAAAGCAACAGCATGAAAGTGGGCAGGATGCACGAGAACTTCCAGTGGTTTTCTGGAAAACTTTAGATTATGCTGCCCGTTTTAGTCGTTTTCAAAACAGGGAAACCATTGCTAGTGTTCGGGGCTTGTTACTCCAGAAGAAGCTCCACAAGTTTGAGGTGGCTGCTTTAGCAAACCTTTGTCCTGAGACAGCAGAGGAGGCCAAGgctctgattccaagcctagccGGTCGATTGGAAGATGAAGACTTGCAAGAGGTCCTTGATGATATTCAGACCAAGAGGAGCTTCCAGTATTAAGAGCAGGAACCCAGCCCTTCAGTGAACACCAAAGAGgaaatttcccagaagtcttctGCAACTAAGAAGAACTCCAACTCTCTCCAGAGACTATTCAGAAATGTCAGTCACAAAAGCTGGTCGAGCCTCCTAGGGACAAGGCCATGCAGAGTCCCCTTGCATCCACATGTCATGCAAACTCCTGACCAGTTAGGATTCTTTTTGACCTTTGGAATGTTTGACCTGTGCCAAAGGCCAGGAGTGCCACTTGAATCTCCAAGGGACTTGGGGATGATTTCCTCTAATGAAGGGTTTCCAGGGGAGGTATTGGACCAGAGTCTAGGTGCTTGCTTTCACCTTTCCATCCCTCCTCTTCAATGGAATTGATGAAGGGGGAAGACTGAGTGGCAGAATTTAGCCAGGAAATACCTGTGGCATATTCGTGACTGCCTTATATCACTGAATTTGGCACtccatttacattcacatttCTGGTTTGAATGTCAAGCCAATTTGAAATATCAACCCAGATTAGAATATGGACAAACAGCATGACTAAGACAGAGAGTGGGGTctcctaaacctaaacctaaaaaggaaaaatcaaagggAACCTATTCCTAAGTGTTTGAAATTCTGAAGGAGCAGAACAACCGAACAGCTTGTCATTTTGAAGCACCATGGAATTCATTTGTCCAAGAAATACAGAGgtaagaagatggagaaaatcctaGCAGTTGGGGGGGGCATCACTGTACAATCATAAGGTCAAAAGAGGCCTGGTTGAGGAGGCTCAGTGTGGCCCCTGGTATATCCTGAAGGCTGCAAGGTTCTGGAGCAGGAGGGCATTTGTGGGATTTATTCTGACAGCTGCCTTGGGACAGGGTCCTCTCTGAGTTGAAACTAGTCCCGGATCCAGATTTTAAATACCATTCAGTGTAGAGCTGCTCTATACCATAGGGTGTTCTCTGGGAAGACCGGAGAATGAGATTTCATTCTGGTGGAGTCATCACCATGAACTCCATTTGGGGCACTTGTGTGGCCCCAAACTTAGCATCCGTTTCTGAAAGGTCATGCCAATATCTTTGGCACTTGCTTCTCCCATGCTACAAAATCTAGTTACTGCCACTTGATGTCATCCTAGAACGAAAGGGGGCAGGGGTAGATTCTATAGTGGATGTCTAGTTAATTGTGCAATTCCTAGGCAGTAGACAGTCTAaggaaatcaaattatttttctattccaaaAATTATTGACTAGCTAGTAATTTTCCCGTCTCGAGAGAGAGACATGATACACTTGAAGAACATATTGCTAGAGATGGACCCTGAAGGAGCCAAAGAAGCATTTGTAGGTCAGGCggaagctgggggtgggggggcgtgGTGCCGGCGGGTGGCACTGTTGTCAGGGAGGTCCCTTCCAAGTCCCCCAGAGAGGCTGCCACCATGTGGCTGTCCCATCTCTAGAGACAGGGTGAAGGAGCCATggatgaggaagaagatgagatGGAGAACTTTGAGATCCCTGATTGGGACCTCCAGAATGCATTCCAGCCCAAGCGGCAGCGTCATGGGCAGACCAAGGAGGAGGCCACAGAGGGAGTATGGGCTGAGCAGGAGAGGCCCAGCTCTGCAGGCCATGGCTCCCTCCAGAGACCTTTGGACTCCCGGTGAATTTCATTGGAGCTGGCCTGAAGCAAGCAGAGCAGGAGGATTCCGAGGAGCAAGAGAGGCCCGTGAAGCAGCTGGACTGGCCTCAAGATTTGGGCCCACAGAAGTGACAAGCAGCTGGGGATTGTCCAGCCAGCCAGAAAGGCTGGGTGGGAGGAGCCAAACCTTTCACAGACCCGGGCAGCTGGGCAAGGCACACCAAAGGAATTGGACACACGCTTTTGCAGAAGATGGCTTCTGGTGCAGGGAAAGGCCTGGCCAGGAAGGCACAAGGTACCATTCACCCAATTGAAGCTAAGGGGAGAAAAGGCCAGGCTGCTGGGGAGCCTCTGGCTCAGAAGGGACCGCTCAGCCAGGGCAAGATTTCCCTGGGCTTGACTCCCAAGAAGAGGAGGTTCAGAAGGAGCTCAGCCAGGGGTGGAAAGACCTGAGTGGGGGCAGGAAGAAACCAAAATGCTCCTCTCCAACAGGTGCCTGCCGGGGTTTTCGGCTGTTCCTGCTCTCACCTGTAGGCCTTTGGTAGTCTCAGTtcactcccaagacctgtgggtgcccctggctctcttcaggggatcccttcacaCACTCCTTGATTAGAGCACACTACTTCTCTGAGCCagagatctgagctccccttgcccaCCTGCTGCCCTTTCCcctgtttctactcacacaggactaggtccttggtggtcttggtcaggtccccagacctggggctgcccctTGTTCAGTCCTGGGCAGCCCCTCCCTCACTGGtggattctggccagtgctgacttcaACTCTGGCTCCCTTGGTGTGGTGGCTcggggagggtgggtcagcttttcattcccttagATTGGGGAAATGACAGAGTCCCACCTACCTTCACTGCTGAGCCTTGGTGTGGGGCCTCTCCCTTCTTATGAGGATGGTGTCTTTtctggggctgggggaggggaggtttgaggtcatctgtgccattgggtctgaggagaggaagggagccaCCTTTACCAGGAAGTCCCCGATATTGTCAAAATGGATACCATTGTGCCCTAGAACATGAATAGGATGAGCACAGAAAAGTCTAGGAAAAGATGTGAACTGATATCATGTAAACTGATGACTGGAAGGACACTATACAGGAACAGAAATTTTGAATAGTGATCAACTCTGAAGGATTAAATCATCAGCAAAGTTTCCAAGGCATTCCCAAGGGACTCAGGATGGAAAAATACGATCAACACCCAAGCAATGAATTTTTGGAATCGGATGGTAGATCAGagtatgccatcttccacttcatTTGCTGAGACCTGACTGGAAGGGTGATGTGCATCTTCCCTCACGGATTCAGCAATAGGGAAACCTCTTATGAAAGCATTGCTATAgctcatatctgactctttattgcctgggggatggggagggaaagaatctgatttctaaatggaaaatcaaaaattgtttccacaTGTAATTGAATAAACTGAAATGAAAACAGTCttccatattaaaaaacaaaaagtggcCATTTTTCTACACACACAGAACTAGAGTACCATGCTACTTGAACCTGTAGGGCTAGCAGCAGTCTAATGGTGGTCACATTCCCTGCAACTACAACGTCTTCTTTTACTCACAGAACAAACAACATCATAGCCACCTGGGCAAATTTCACCTAGATTCGggtatttaagaaaagaaatccaagttaactcccccccccccattcatggTAGTCTGAAGACTCTCCCACATTCAGTACATTTACTAAATTTCCTTTCAAGTGTTTTCTGATGGGTGAGAAGAGCAAACTTCTCTtagaaagctttcccacattcactacCCTCATGGTTTTCCTCCTTTGGAATCCTGATGGAAATCCATGGCTGACCTGTCAGAAGGTTTTGCCACCTTCACTATACACATCAATGATTCTCTTCAGTATGAGTTCTGATGGAAGGACCACGAGGTATTTGAACGTTTTGTTCACATTCAGAGTGTTCATAGGGCTTGGCTCCACTTTCAGTACTGATGCTGAGTAAGAAATGAGCAGTACTTGAAGGATTTCCCACAGTCAGTCCATTCActaggtttctctccagtatgaattttctggTGTTCAATAATGTGCTCTGTTTAAAAGCTCTCACATTGTGTCAGCCCAAGAAAAATCACCAGAGAAAACAGTTTCCACAGGGAAGGATAGAAACAAATTCATACGTGGGAGCCCCAGTAAATGAACTTTCCAAAGTCTCCTGTTGACATCCCTGTTCATTAATGAGAAATGAGGGGTGTATGGAGCCAGTAAGAAATGAGTGTCTTCAATATAGTTTTGGTTATCAGTAGGGACATTAGATCACTCTTCCTGAAACACCAAATGGAGATGATTGGAATCATTAGATAACAGTTtcactctcccttctcctttccccttcccagtcTCTTCTCACAAAAGCTCTTAATGAGGAATCTTTTGCATAGGAAGAGGATATTGGATGAGTTTCTTTTGAATTGGGAGTTCACTTGTAAATCTTGGGGTCTCCTTGAAGCACAGTGTCCCCATCCTTTGAGTAAGCAATGAAACCACATTTGTGGGCATCTCATCTTGGCCCAATTGTTTGAGCGGTAAGGGGGGGTATATCTTGTTATATGCAGACACCCCAAAATCCCCACTCCAGACAAGGGAAGTAATCAAGGGGAGCTATAATACAACAGGAAATGCTCAGTTCCACTTTTTGATATGAAGTTTTCACAACATTTTCCTCCCTTACAAGATTcatgcctccctccccccttccctttctcttccaggtgttgacaagcagttccactgggtcatTCAATGACCATTACTTGTCATGAAATAACAGGGCAGCAGGCTTGGAGTCGGCTCCAACGGGAACCTTGGAGTGAACTGTCCAGTTTAGGG
This sequence is a window from Monodelphis domestica isolate mMonDom1 chromosome 3, mMonDom1.pri, whole genome shotgun sequence. Protein-coding genes within it:
- the LOC130458005 gene encoding DNA-directed RNA polymerase II subunit RPB4-like; amino-acid sequence: MAAGGRDPGAGHVEEEASQLVFPREFETAQTLLNSEVHMLLEHRKQQHESGQDARELPVVFWKTLDYAARFSRFQNRETIASVRGLLLQKKLHKFEVAALANLCPETAEEAKALIPSLAGRLEDEDLQEVLDDIQTKRSFQY